In the Corvus cornix cornix isolate S_Up_H32 chromosome 27, ASM73873v5, whole genome shotgun sequence genome, agaacaaggaaacaaaagtcAGAAGCCCTACATACACTGTCTCAAAATTCTGTCTTCATTCCAGCAGCAGGTTCCGAGGTCTTGCCCAAGGACATTGCCAGCAGATTTAGCAGGGGGGACAGCATCTGCCACCATAGCCGCTGGTGATGCAGGAGATGTCAAAGCCCCCAGAGCTGATGGGCACTCCACcagagctgaggatgctgccaaCGGCAGCGGAGGTGGAGGATCCCACCACGGtgttctgtgggaaggagctgaggatgggCCCGGGCAGGGTCACCAGCACAGCAGGCGGCTCAATGACGACGGTggagctctggcactgctggatACAGCACTCATTGCAGCTGTTGGCCAGCGGGCAGGGGCCGCAGGGCTGGCAACAAGGgttgcagggctggcagcaggacatGGCTCGGGGTCACAGGTGCACCTggcacagagggcagggagaagcagaatGTAAGGATGCttgagaagcagcagtgccCCCAAGCACCCTGCAGCCAAGGCACCTCCTGGCCCACACTGCAGTGCCCACCTCAAAGCCCAGGAGCCACCTCAGACAAGTCCCAGCCTCTCTCTGCACAAGATCTTCTCCCACCTGCCTTctcccagcagaagcagctgccagccctgggttCTGACAGCCCCGATCAGCTGAGACCTCCAGCCAGGAAAGAGCTGGtctggaagcaggaggagaagaatTGGAGGCTTCCCACTCACCTGAttcctgaggaggaggaggaggtgagagaaGTGGATGCGAGAGCAGAGACTTGGGCTGCCTTTTATAGCAGTCCTGCACTGCCTCAGGCCCAGTAGCACCTTGGTGGAAGTAATAATTTTCTGACAGCTCATGGCAAATGTGCACTATCCCAGCTAATGGCAGGGGCTGTGTCCTGGTTTCCTGCACTGCGGCCTCTTCATTTCCTGGCTTCTGCCATGTGCTTTCCTATATGAAGGATTGTTTTAGTGATGGAATGAGTAGCCCAAATATTTCCAGGACATAAACATGACAGCTTTGTCAGAACGCTCAGATGATGGCATTCCATGTGGTCAGTTGATGTGAACCTGTGTCACATTGCGTGGGGTTTTGTGCTAAAATTGTCATGAAATGTACACTGCTCTCAGTCCTCTCCACCTACATGCCAAGTACTGTCATGTGAGGGGACATTAAGCatccttttctggttttctccccagctctctgtgACAGTCAGTCATTGCTGCACTGACCCTATTGCTACACAAACATTGCTCTCAGGAAAATTCAGCTGGTCTCATTTGACTCATCCTCTTACTGTGCAGTCTCTGTTGGTCCTCTGTGAACACTATCAGTGTGTCTGTTACCTGAGTCCTCTCCTGTCAGAGTTGCTCCCAACATGTCCTCAGCAGAGTTCTGAGTTGCTGGTATTTTTCTGGCCTTCTATGATTATACAGTTTTGCTTGGCTCCATCCAGCCATACATGAGCACACGAGTCAGTCtgttgtttgtgtgtgtgtgtgtttgtgtgcatgtgtgtgtgtgtgcatgtgaaCCTCATCATGAGGGCACATGAAGATTCTCACAGTTGGCCCCTGGATACCTGGATATCCAGAGTAGCTGGATACCTTTGCCAGAAGAAGCCAATCTACAGCTGAATGGTGCTTGCAGAGAAGTACCCAGAGAACTGAAATGAAGCCTCTGCCTCCTGCATCCTCCACTTCTTGCTTTATGTTCAGGAAAAAAGGCCAAGAATGTTTCCCCCCCCTGCAGATTTTCATCCCTTAATCAAAAATTGAAGGAGGGGATAATGGCTTGAAGTTCTAAATACAACGTCCCAAAGCTCTGTCTTCTGACCAGCACCATGTTCTGCCAGAACCAGGTTCAGACATCATGGAGGTTCTTGCCCAAGGACGTTGCCAGCAGATTTAGCAGGGACGACATCTGCTGCCACCATAGCAGTTGGTGATGCAGGAGATGTCAAAGCCGCCAGAGTTGATGGGCACTCCGTCAcagctgaggatgctgccaaCGGCAGCCGAGGTGGAGGATCCCACCACGGtgttctgtgggaaggagctgaggatgggCCCGGGCAGGGTCACCACGACTGGGGAGGGCTGGATTGGCCACGGTGGAGCTCTGGCACTGCCTGACACAGCACTCATTGCAGCTGTTGGCCAGCGGGCAGGGGCCGCAGGGCTGGCAAACAAGGgttgcagggctggcagcaggacatGGCTCGGGTCACAGGTGCACCTggcacagagggcagggagaagcagaatGTAAGGACGCttgagaagcagcagtgccCCCAAGCACCCTGCAGCCAAGGCACCTCCTGGCCCACACTGCAGTGCCCACCTCAAAGCCCAGGAGCCACCTCAGCCAAGTCCCAGCCTCTCTCTGCACAAGATCTTCTCCCCCCTGCCTTctcccagcagaagcagctgccagccctgggctctgACAGCCTCGATCAGCTGAGACCTCCAGCCAGGAAAAGAGCTGGtctggaagcaggaggagagaaggaggagaaggattGGAGGCTTCCCACTCACCTGATTCctgaggaggaggtgagagaaGTGGATGCGAGAGCAGAGACTTGGGCTGCCTTTTATAGCAGTCCTGCACTGCCTCAGGCCCAGTAGCACCTTGGTGGAAGTAATAATTTTGTGACCAGCTCATGGCAAGTGTGCCCCATCCCAGCTAATGGCAGGGGCTGTGTCCTTGTTTCCTGCATTGCTGCCTTTTCATTTCCTGGCACGTGCCATATTCTTTCCTGCTTGAGGGTTTTTGTAAGTACAGGGAGGACAAGCCCAAGTATTTCCGGGATGTAAACACATCAGCACAGGCAGAATGCTCAGATCAAGGGCTGGTGGCATTCCATGCAGGCACGTGATGTGAACCTTTGTCATTCCTGTGGGTTTCTTTGTGGCAAAGTTGCCAGGAAATGGGCATCACTCTTGTGCTTCTTGCCCAAGGACTGCCATGTGAGGGGACATGCTGTGTCAGCACAGGCCCCAGCTGCTGAATTTTTCCTGTCCTTATGTGAatgcacagatttttctcagaGTGGTTCCAGGCAGACCGCTGAATTTAAGTCCCTGAATTGATTCTCTTTTGCTGGAGTGTTGCTGGTGACTGGGATGGGACACAGATTCCTCCTCTGCAGACCAATGCCAGATGCACTTGTACAGCTCATCCGCCTGGTGCTGAGTGAGGAAGTGGCTGCATCTCACAGCAAATGGGTGTTGGACCGAAGGGACTGGGGCCTGGGTTGTGCTCTGTTGTGAGATGTAGAACAGACTCTCTGTGTGGTACAGGGGAAGTCAAACATCTTTGAGTTAAAGTCCTTTTGTGTTCAAGCACCAGGACCTCCataccccccaaaaaaattGAGTCTGCATGCCTAACAACTGTGTCTGGAAAGATAGGAAGGTGTAATTTTTTAGGCAAACTACCAAGATCCTGATGCTTTTTTATGATCAGGTCTGTTAAACTCGATCTTTGCccaaaaaaataactgttttgtACGGACTGCAGGTTCTCATTCTACACCCCACTGTGCTGCTTAAACATGGAGAAAATAGAAGAGAACCAGAGATGAGGAAGAGCAGTTGCATCTGTGAAAAAGAGTTGGAGATGAAgttattttagtgtttttttGCACAatcttgctctgttttgtttgtaaagTGCAAAATGAATGTTCCCCAAGTCAAGCcttgttttttctgtgctggtgaTTGATAAGTAATCCCTCTGCCTTTACCTCAACCCAcaactttttctcctttttttctgagagggAAATACCTCTTCCCCTCAGAGAAGACAGTCACTGCTCTTCCATCACAGCCTTGCAGTGCTCAGTGCAGCCCCAGATGTTCATTGCACACATTTGCAGTGCTGAGGCATCTTGCAGATGGCACATTCCCAACTCTCATCACACAGAGCACCTCTGGGAGAGGAAAGGTTATTCACATGGGCCGGCAAGATGACACAGACAAGCCACTGCCAGTTCCTGCCATGGTACAGGAGAGAGCACCAGTCAGAACAGCCCTTGCTCTCCCTTTGCACGTCACTGCAAATGCAATCCCATCCTGGGACGGTTCCATGGCAGAAGCTCTCTCACCACCATTTCCTTTCCCCTGAGGCAATAACCCCAGCCCCTCACAGGAAGAGAATCTTTTTCCAATCTCTGGGTGCATGAGGGAAATTGGGATGCCAGGGGAGAACTGAGGCccttcctgcagagctcagccttgCACCGAAGGGTCTCCTGCCTGGATGACAACACAGGAGAACTGTACTTTGCTTCTACCCCTCTCTCCCACCTCTCCTGAAGCCTGGAGCTCATTGAGAACAGTCTTTAGTGCTTGAACCTCAGAAATTTGGGACTACAAAGACAGTTGAGATCCTCTGAAAGACCTGTCTGGGAAACATACAGAGTGGATTAGCCATGAGAGAGGGTCAGTGAAGGATAGAtggctgggaaaagaaaaaaagagctgaggTGGGGGACATTTGTTTTAAGATACTGACAAGGAAAAACTTGAGCAGGATGttgagaaacagcaaaaaagaaaaaaaacaccaccccCTTTCCCCCAAAACAACCCTTAAATTAACTTCAttgtccttgcccatggcaaggggggGTTaggactagatgatctttaaggtccttcccacccttaaaaattctatgattctttggTTCTATGACTCAGTTCAAACACACCTCTCTCTTAAAAATTCCACTTCCCTCCTTCATTCATGAATCTGCTATTTCCTTCAGCCCTACACTGCAACTGCAGGGTGTGGAATGGGGGGAGTTTTGATTAGTACACAACTGTACATTTCTGCCTCctcacatttttctctgttccagGATGAGCCCTTCCTATAGGTTGGCATGGATGCCAAGATGTGAAAACTACTTTGCCACTAGAGCTTTGCCATAAACAAACCCATAGAAATTACACAGCTTTACATTATGTGCCTGCATGGAATGCCACCAGACCATGATATAAGCATTCCGTCTGTGCTGATATTTTTATGTCCCGGAAATTCTTCGGCCTCTTATCTCAGCACTTACAGAAGAATTCATGTAGAAAAGCATGTGACATGTGCAGGAAATGAAAAGGAGGGAGTGCAGGAAATATGGACACAGCCCCTGCCATTAGCTGGGATGGGGCACACTTGCCATGAGCTGTCACAAAATTATCACTTCCACCAAGGTGCTACTGGGCCTGAGGCAGTGCAGGACTGCTATAAAAGGCAGCCCAAGTCTCTGCTCTCGCATCCACttctctcacctcctcctcagGAATCAGGTGAGTGGGAAGCCTCCaatccttctcctccttctctcctcctgcttccagaCCAGCTCTTTCCTGGCTGGAGGTCTCAGCTGATCGAGGCTGTcagagcccagggctggcagctgcttctgctgggagagggcaggggaAAGAATATCTTGTGCAGAGAGAGGCTGGGACTTGTCTGAGGTGGCTCCTGGGCTTTGAGGTGGGCACTGCAGTGTGGGCCAGGAGGTGCCTCGGCTGCATGGTGCTTGGGggcactgctgcttctcaaGCGTCCTTACattctgcttctccctgccctctgtgccAGGTGCACCTGTGACCCCGAGCCatgtcctgctgccagccctgcaacCCTTGCTGCCAGCCCTGCGGCCCCTGCCCGCTGGCCAACAGCTGCAATGAGTGCTGTGTCAGGCAGTGCCAGAGCTCCACCGTGGCCATCCAGCCCTCCCCAGTCGTGGTGACCCTGCCCGGGcccatcctcagctccttcccacagaacaCCGTGGTGGGATCCTCCACCTCCgctgctgttggcagcatcctcagctctgGCGGAGTGCCCATCAACTCTGGCGGCTTTGACATCTCCTGCATCACCAACTGCTATGGTGGCAGCAGATGTCGTCCCTGCTAAATCTGCTGGCAACGTCCTTGGGCACGATTCTCCAAGATGCCAGAACCTGGTTCTGGGAGGGAGATAGAGCTTTGGGGCATTGCATTTACAACGTCAAGCCATTATTCCcttctacttttctttctcctctcttgctGTCTGTGTCTCCCCAGACCAGCCTAGTGGGGACGTGTTGCACTCCCTTCCTCTGCAGGGTGGGCAGATGCACACTCTGCAGGAGCTCCATTGCATCTTagtggctgctcctggtgctctcTGTGAGccatctccttttcttcttttgactCAATAAAGTTATTTTGCATCCAAGCCTTGTCCTCCaagttctctttctttccacagCAACTCTTCCAGTCTGCTCAGGGTAAAAGGTAGAGAAGCAGAAGGTGGGAGTCCCTgcagtgaattttattttgtgccCTTTTCCCTTGGAGCTGAGGAAAACGCACCTGGATACTGCACAGCCAATGGCCATCAGGAACACCGAGGCTCCAGAGGGTAGCAGGAGTGGGTTGGTGTGTGAATTGATATGTGCAAGTCACCAAACCgcagctgaaatgcaaagacttgatttatttcattaactGAAAGGTCCCAAGGCATCGCCAGGCTACAGAGACACATAAAATGGCAACAGTGGCACCGTTAGGCTGAGTCCAATCCTGGCAGGTCACTGCCTGTCCCAATATCTCAAGGGGCCTCATGCACGCGCAGTTCATCGCAATGCTGTGCTTTTGTGACCTCTGAGCTTTTTGATCTCTCTGTCTCTCAGCAGGAGGCTCAAGACTGTCTGTGAGAGATGCCTCTTAAGGTTCTGATAGCTTTTCTATTATCCCTCAAGCGACAGAGGGTAATCAGCAGTAAATATGTGAAGTTTCTCGCGTGGATATTCTCAGCCTCCCCAGCTACAAGGTCACTTTGTGCAAATCTATCATCCTCCTCTCCAAATCTTCCAGTTTTAACCTTTTCCTCCCAacagctgggaaacagcaaTGTGTGGCAACAGCCCACAACCTCATCTCtaccttctcctcccctccatTACCCGGTCTAGGGTCCACACACATCTCATAGAGTCCCTCAGCTCATGCAGTGCCCAGCTCTCTCATAAGATGCAGCACTGAGGTATTTCAAAAGTTAGGATTGGTATCAGCCATGCTCAGCATATGCAGTGGTAAATGACTTTTGCTTGAGTATGTGCAGATGACTTACTGCTTCACTGTTAATTCACATTTCTCCCATGTACGGGTAGATGTAATCTGTCCATCAGTGTCTTCCTGACTGAAGCGTTTGACCAAACCCGTGCCCAAGGGGGACTGCAAGACAGACAAAGGAAGATGGACCCTGGTGAAGACAGGGTCTGCCATAGACAGCCCACAGATCATAGAGTCATCGAATGGTTTAGGTTAGA is a window encoding:
- the LOC120411340 gene encoding feather keratin Cos1-1/Cos1-3/Cos2-1-like, yielding MSCCQPCNPCCQPCGPCPLANSCNECCIQQCQSSTVVIEPPAVLVTLPGPILSSFPQNTVVGSSTSAAVGSILSSGGVPISSGGFDISCITSGYGGRCCPPC
- the LOC120411341 gene encoding LOW QUALITY PROTEIN: feather keratin Cos1-2-like (The sequence of the model RefSeq protein was modified relative to this genomic sequence to represent the inferred CDS: deleted 2 bases in 2 codons) codes for the protein MSCCQPCNPCCQPCGPCPLANSCNECCVRQCQSSTVAIQPSPVVVTLPGPILSSFPQNTVVGSSTSAAVGSILSCDGVPINSGGFDISCITNCYGGSRCRPC
- the LOC120411339 gene encoding feather keratin Cos1-2-like — translated: MSCCQPCNPCCQPCGPCPLANSCNECCVRQCQSSTVAIQPSPVVVTLPGPILSSFPQNTVVGSSTSAAVGSILSSGGVPINSGGFDISCITNCYGGSRCRPC